A part of Rhinoderma darwinii isolate aRhiDar2 chromosome 1, aRhiDar2.hap1, whole genome shotgun sequence genomic DNA contains:
- the FAM222A gene encoding protein FAM222A — protein sequence MLACLQRTQNPPVKHLVCSNKGLEPRKCETAIPLQTTRYPSPAELDAYAQKVANNPLTIKIFPTNIRVPQHKHLNRTVNGYDTTGQRYSPYPIHTSGYQGLLAIVKSSSKSVVKNVEGKRTKISSAQVGVAPYPMSSTLTQGQPCNGQFSYITNHKHMDAPVPPNVTVATSVIPLTGRNLTLQQSNLPSIQSIIYQINQQCQAQASHQACQGVVVTNSSPAKQGMTGGFTAMTGGTVAYTGTVLQDCRSGPELALGSAPVVAKAGSYLDGMDYLIWQQKQQQQQLRIYSSGSGGGGVVSKSPEVCPGVSRPYTLASVVEKVSSSPLNCVGMHGNFSVGQYFAPPWNSILVTPNSDCYNPQELANGHRDLGIHPSDVLTSIPSKTLCNTSILSSSLQSLEYLINDIHPPCIKEQMLGKGYETVSVPRLLDHQHAHIRLPIYR from the coding sequence gtgAAACTGCTATACCGTTACAGACCACAAGATACCCAAGTCCTGCTGAATTAGATGCCTACGCACAAAAAGTAGCAAACAACCCACTGACTATCAAGATCTTCCCCACCAACATCAGGGTTCCCCAGCACAAGCACCTAAATAGGACTGTAAATGGCTATGACACAACGGGCCAGCGTTATAGCCCTTACCCAATACACACAAGTGGCTACCAAGGCCTTCTTGCTATTGTTAAATCTTCTAGTAAGAGCGTGGTTAAGAATGTAGAGGGAAAACGGACTAAAATTTCTTCTGCCCAGGTTGGTGTTGCTCCCTACCCAATGTCAAGCACTTTAACACAAGGCCAACCTTGCAATGGACAATTTAGTTATATTACAAATCACAAACACATGGATGCACCAGTGCCACCTAATGTAACAGTGGCAACTTCAGTCATTCCTTTAACAGGTAGAAATTTAACACTCCAGCAGTCCAATTTACCCTCTATTCAAAGCATAATTTACCAGATTAACCAACAGTGCCAGGCTCAGGCTTCTCACCAAGCTTGTCAAGGTGTGGTAGTTACTAACTCCAGCCCAGCTAAGCAGGGAATGACCGGTGGATTTACTGCTATGACCGGTGGCACTGTGGCTTATACAGGCACTGTCCTACAAGACTGTAGGTCTGGCCCTGAGTTGGCATTGGGGTCTGCTCCAGTGGTAGCCAAAGCTGGATCCTACCTGGATGGCATGGACTACCTTATTTGGCAACAGAAACAACAGCAGCAGCAACTCCGGATATACAGCAGTGGCAGTGGAGGAGGAGGCGTAGTCAGCAAGTCACCTGAAGTCTGCCCAGGAGTGTCTCGTCCTTATACTCTTGCTAGTGTCGTTGAGAAAGTCAGCTCCTCCCCACTGAACTGTGTTGGCATGCATGGCAATTtctctgttggtcaatactttgccCCTCCTTGGAACAGTATCTTGGTCACACCCAACAGTGACTGTTACAATCCCCAAGAACTTGCCAATGGTCACAGGGATTTGGGAATACATCCATCAGATGTACTAACCAGCATCCCCAGCAAGACCCTTTGCAATACCTCTATTCTTAGCAGTAGCCTTCAGTCTTTGGAGTATCTCATCAATGACATTCACCCACCCTGTATTAAGGAGCAGATGCTTGGCAAGGGTTATGAAACAGTGTCTGTGCCAAGGCTTCTTGATCATCAGCATGCCCACATCCGTCTGCCCATTTACAGATAA